One segment of Rubripirellula amarantea DNA contains the following:
- the thiS gene encoding sulfur carrier protein ThiS gives MVAITVNGRAVEIESSMSVEQMLDTVDVPPNYLAVEINGEVVAREDYAITNVNAGDEVEVVTLVGGG, from the coding sequence ATGGTTGCCATCACTGTTAACGGCCGAGCGGTCGAAATCGAATCGTCGATGTCAGTCGAGCAAATGCTCGACACGGTCGACGTCCCACCCAATTACCTAGCCGTTGAAATCAACGGCGAAGTGGTTGCCAGAGAAGACTACGCAATCACGAACGTTAATGCAGGTGACGAGGTCGAAGTCGTCACGCTTGTCGGTGGAGGCTGA
- a CDS encoding DUF4129 domain-containing protein: MIRLCLSLLLVCSFAGAFCRMVVSADDVVASDIATSDIATSDVVASDVVASDVVADDVVGHSVWYDADEKAIIPVTVKSKFDDSLNRESRWLPQAKRVKKPAPIPASAGNTGGGGAGNGLFGSGLTFSNLLGWGLLVLLLGGAIAAVLFALSRAEIEMASGPGGRRRSHDHESLDEQTIERMKHLPAELRRTDVNPRVEAERLMREGLFDQAIILLFGHQLLLLDRASFLRLNRGKTNRRYARECKSVNESASDALQMTIDAFERSYFGRHEITAAEFQQLWSTNLQLEHVVETAHEVAA, translated from the coding sequence ATGATTCGCCTTTGTTTAAGTCTCTTGTTGGTATGTTCGTTCGCGGGTGCGTTTTGCCGTATGGTCGTTTCGGCCGACGATGTGGTTGCCAGTGATATAGCGACCAGTGATATAGCGACCAGTGATGTAGTGGCCAGTGATGTAGTGGCCAGTGACGTAGTGGCCGACGATGTGGTGGGGCACTCGGTGTGGTACGACGCCGATGAGAAGGCCATCATTCCGGTGACGGTCAAGTCTAAGTTCGACGATTCACTCAATCGCGAAAGTCGTTGGTTGCCTCAAGCCAAACGCGTAAAGAAGCCAGCACCGATTCCAGCATCTGCAGGAAACACCGGTGGCGGTGGTGCCGGGAATGGTTTGTTCGGGTCTGGTTTGACGTTTAGTAATTTGCTGGGTTGGGGTTTGTTGGTGTTGTTGCTGGGCGGTGCGATTGCTGCCGTTTTGTTTGCTCTTAGTCGAGCTGAGATCGAGATGGCAAGTGGTCCCGGAGGACGCCGGCGAAGTCATGATCACGAATCGCTCGACGAGCAAACGATCGAGCGAATGAAGCATTTGCCGGCTGAATTGCGGCGAACAGATGTCAATCCGCGAGTTGAAGCGGAACGTTTGATGCGTGAAGGTCTGTTTGATCAAGCGATCATCTTGCTATTCGGTCATCAGTTGTTGTTGCTCGATCGGGCATCGTTTCTGCGGCTCAATCGAGGCAAAACGAATCGGCGGTACGCTCGCGAATGCAAGTCCGTCAACGAATCGGCGTCCGATGCTTTGCAAATGACGATCGACGCCTTTGAGAGATCTTACTTTGGTCGCCACGAAATCACCGCCGCTGAATTTCAGCAGTTGTGGAGTACCAACTTGCAACTTGAGCACGTTGTTGAGACGGCTCATGAGGTGGCCGCATGA
- a CDS encoding DUF1549 domain-containing protein, which yields MARMKQAVKALVRWGWFGLLVFVAFGYLVAGLSKPSEKSNLSTVPGTAVGLSTAPDAAIGVGSPANTPSALSISQNAVVAASIARVNSAWQSELSEAGLTPALPADWLTVCRRTSLALVGSGLSLEEIRELQKVPEEQRTAIHLDNLLHDSRYHHYWGERWTRFLVGTDGGQFIAYRRRRFRSWLTSTFQENWSYDRLVRTLITAEGLWTDRPEVNFYTATYDSNDGNPDPVRLAARTSRAFLGLRIDCLQCHDDFLGNVSLGDIDDPREGLQTDFHQLAAFFTSAEANGLQGIRNDVVDYKYLYLDAEEEVEVQAGVPYQPELLPAEGDPRDRLATWITSPKNRQAARAGVSHVWALMFGRPIEESVDNLPLTAGSNPVLEGLTTHFIESNFDIRSLIRVIAGSNAFTVDSRLLDSEVTIEHESRGAVFPLVRLRPEQVASTVIQASRVKKTDRDSSFLLQLQTLIGNSDFVKRYGDVGEDEFDNESITISQRLLVMNGELTRDLIDFNPVMNVTAHAEMFSRDDQHLVENIYLSVLNRFPTPTESEHFVNRIDEAKERRTAVEDMVWVLLNSSELAWNH from the coding sequence ATGGCTCGCATGAAACAAGCTGTCAAAGCTCTCGTACGATGGGGATGGTTCGGATTGCTTGTCTTCGTGGCGTTCGGATACTTGGTCGCGGGACTATCCAAGCCGTCAGAAAAATCCAACTTGTCGACTGTGCCCGGCACTGCCGTTGGCCTCTCGACGGCCCCCGATGCCGCAATCGGAGTTGGTTCTCCAGCAAACACCCCCAGCGCTCTTTCGATTTCGCAAAACGCCGTCGTTGCCGCATCCATCGCGCGGGTCAATTCTGCTTGGCAATCTGAACTCAGCGAAGCCGGTCTCACACCTGCCTTACCCGCTGATTGGCTCACGGTGTGCCGGCGAACGTCATTAGCATTGGTTGGCAGTGGGCTTTCGCTTGAGGAGATTCGCGAACTCCAGAAGGTCCCGGAAGAACAACGCACTGCGATTCACCTCGACAACTTGCTTCACGACTCACGCTATCACCATTACTGGGGTGAACGTTGGACACGTTTTTTAGTCGGCACCGATGGAGGCCAGTTTATAGCTTATCGACGTCGGCGATTTCGATCTTGGTTGACTAGCACCTTTCAAGAAAACTGGTCGTATGATCGGTTGGTGCGAACATTGATCACCGCGGAAGGTCTTTGGACTGACCGCCCAGAAGTGAACTTCTACACGGCAACTTACGACAGCAACGACGGCAATCCGGATCCAGTTCGCTTAGCCGCTCGAACTTCGCGTGCATTCCTGGGTTTGCGAATCGACTGTCTGCAGTGCCACGACGACTTCCTAGGCAACGTTAGCCTCGGTGACATCGACGATCCTCGTGAAGGTCTACAAACGGACTTTCACCAACTCGCTGCGTTCTTCACAAGTGCCGAAGCCAACGGCTTGCAGGGAATTCGCAACGATGTCGTGGACTACAAGTACCTTTATCTCGACGCGGAGGAAGAGGTCGAGGTGCAGGCGGGAGTTCCCTACCAACCCGAGTTGTTGCCTGCCGAAGGTGACCCTCGCGATCGTCTGGCAACTTGGATCACTAGTCCCAAGAATCGACAAGCCGCCCGGGCTGGCGTAAGCCACGTATGGGCATTGATGTTTGGCCGGCCTATTGAGGAATCAGTCGACAACTTGCCCCTAACCGCGGGATCCAATCCTGTCCTCGAAGGGTTGACCACCCATTTTATCGAAAGCAACTTTGACATCCGCAGTTTGATCCGGGTGATCGCCGGCAGCAACGCATTCACCGTCGACAGCAGGCTCCTGGACTCGGAAGTCACAATCGAGCACGAATCCCGGGGTGCCGTGTTCCCACTAGTACGATTGCGCCCAGAGCAAGTCGCCAGCACGGTGATTCAAGCATCTCGGGTCAAGAAGACAGACCGTGATTCGTCGTTTCTTTTGCAGTTGCAGACGTTGATTGGCAACTCTGACTTTGTCAAACGCTACGGCGACGTTGGCGAGGACGAGTTCGACAACGAAAGCATCACAATCTCGCAACGTTTGCTGGTCATGAATGGGGAATTGACACGCGATTTGATCGACTTCAATCCCGTCATGAACGTGACGGCACACGCCGAGATGTTTTCAAGGGACGACCAACACCTTGTTGAAAACATCTATCTGTCTGTTCTCAATCGTTTTCCCACGCCGACTGAAAGTGAACACTTCGTTAATCGCATTGATGAAGCCAAAGAACGACGCACCGCTGTTGAAGACATGGTGTGGGTGTTGCTCAATAGCAGCGAATTGGCTTGGAACCACTAA
- a CDS encoding Nramp family divalent metal transporter, giving the protein MKETQHVTDQVAVRDESTVDPPTQIFSILRCVGPGLIVAGSIVGSGELIATTKTGAEAGFSLLWLILLGCVVKVFAQIEFGRYAIISGKTTLCALDEVPGPRIKNRGNWLVWYWVVMWLASISQLGGIVGGVGQSLAISVPISAAGRAYNDQADKQTLDKFEHFLSGDADVAAEQVITSNLQSPHDATVWAIVIAIITSVILYFGRYGLIQTLSTVLVASFTLLTVANLFLLQGQPDFQVQASEFLSGLKFGLPESIGGTQPIGTALATFGIIGVGAAELIVYPYWCLEKGYARFAGKNDGSPEWQARAAGWMKVMHVDAWGAMLIYTFATVAFYLLGAAILHRVGLNPEKDTMVRTLAVMFVPVFSSWASTVFLFGAFAVLYSTFFVANASHARTFSDAMRVVGLIDDDEETREIWIRRLSGLFPILCVVIYVFYQEPAKLVLLSGVAQGVMLPMLGGAALYFRYRRSADGLVPGKLWDFMLWLSAAAMLVTGAWTVIDKINS; this is encoded by the coding sequence GTGAAAGAAACCCAACACGTGACTGACCAAGTAGCTGTTCGCGATGAATCCACTGTTGATCCGCCGACTCAAATTTTCTCGATCCTAAGATGCGTCGGACCTGGACTGATCGTTGCCGGTTCAATTGTTGGCAGCGGAGAACTCATTGCGACCACAAAAACTGGGGCCGAGGCTGGGTTTAGTTTGCTGTGGCTGATTCTGCTTGGCTGCGTCGTCAAAGTTTTTGCTCAAATCGAATTTGGTCGTTACGCGATTATCAGCGGGAAGACGACCCTTTGCGCGCTCGACGAAGTACCAGGCCCACGCATCAAGAACCGAGGCAACTGGCTTGTTTGGTATTGGGTAGTAATGTGGTTGGCCAGCATCAGCCAACTTGGCGGTATCGTCGGCGGAGTCGGACAATCACTCGCCATCTCCGTCCCCATCAGTGCAGCGGGACGCGCGTATAACGACCAAGCGGACAAGCAAACGCTCGACAAGTTTGAACACTTTCTATCGGGTGATGCTGATGTTGCCGCCGAGCAAGTCATCACAAGCAACCTTCAATCACCTCATGACGCGACGGTTTGGGCAATCGTCATTGCCATCATCACCAGCGTGATTCTGTACTTCGGACGCTACGGACTGATCCAAACGCTCTCGACCGTTTTGGTGGCTTCCTTCACACTGCTAACGGTCGCGAATTTGTTTTTGCTGCAAGGTCAACCTGACTTCCAGGTCCAAGCCAGTGAATTCTTATCGGGACTAAAATTTGGTCTGCCCGAATCAATTGGGGGGACACAGCCAATTGGGACCGCCCTGGCCACCTTTGGCATCATCGGCGTGGGAGCGGCTGAATTAATTGTTTATCCCTATTGGTGTTTAGAAAAAGGCTACGCTCGATTTGCGGGTAAGAATGACGGATCGCCTGAGTGGCAAGCAAGGGCAGCGGGCTGGATGAAAGTCATGCACGTTGATGCTTGGGGTGCGATGTTGATTTACACATTCGCCACTGTTGCTTTCTACTTGCTCGGCGCAGCAATCTTGCATCGCGTCGGCTTAAATCCCGAGAAGGACACCATGGTGCGAACACTGGCCGTGATGTTTGTGCCTGTTTTCTCTTCTTGGGCATCTACGGTTTTCTTGTTCGGTGCGTTTGCGGTTCTTTACTCGACGTTTTTTGTCGCCAATGCCAGCCACGCGAGAACCTTCTCTGATGCCATGCGAGTGGTCGGTTTGATCGACGATGACGAGGAAACACGCGAAATTTGGATTCGCAGACTTAGCGGTTTATTCCCAATCCTTTGTGTGGTGATCTACGTTTTCTACCAGGAACCTGCCAAGCTGGTTCTGCTTAGTGGCGTGGCGCAGGGCGTGATGTTGCCCATGCTGGGCGGCGCGGCCCTGTACTTCCGCTACCGCCGGTCCGCGGACGGACTGGTTCCTGGCAAACTTTGGGACTTCATGCTTTGGCTTTCGGCAGCCGCGATGCTGGTCACTGGTGCATGGACAGTCATCGACAAAATCAACTCTTAG
- a CDS encoding thiazole synthase: protein MPAVIDLQDSPLTIGTHTLQSRMIVGTGRYDTMEQMRDSLDASGADCVTVAVRRERLYDRDGKNILDFLDLDRYTLLPNTAGCYTAADAVRAAKLGREILKTLGNPGADWVKLEVLGDSRTLLPDPTETLHACQTLADAGFQVLCYTSDCPVTAQKLKAAGAASVMPAGSPIGSGQGLLNKNNLQIILEYLKEDDPDYPVIIDAGVGTASDISEAFELGADGVLLNTAIAHAKDPIRMARAMKYASLAGRDAFLSGRIPKRLYGTASSPAEGVISTRPYGSQA, encoded by the coding sequence ATGCCAGCAGTGATAGACCTGCAAGACTCACCGCTAACCATTGGCACGCACACGCTGCAAAGTCGCATGATCGTCGGCACCGGTCGGTACGACACGATGGAACAGATGCGTGATTCGCTGGATGCCTCAGGGGCGGACTGCGTCACCGTTGCCGTCCGACGCGAACGACTTTACGATCGCGATGGCAAGAACATCCTCGACTTCCTCGACCTCGATCGTTACACGTTGCTGCCTAACACGGCTGGCTGTTACACCGCAGCCGACGCAGTTCGTGCCGCCAAACTTGGTCGTGAAATCCTAAAGACGCTTGGAAACCCCGGCGCCGATTGGGTCAAGCTCGAAGTGCTCGGCGATAGCCGCACATTGCTTCCCGATCCGACGGAAACCTTGCATGCTTGCCAGACGCTTGCCGATGCTGGCTTTCAAGTGCTTTGCTACACCAGTGATTGCCCCGTCACAGCACAAAAATTAAAAGCTGCGGGAGCCGCTAGCGTTATGCCGGCCGGCAGCCCGATCGGCAGCGGCCAAGGACTGCTCAACAAAAACAATTTGCAGATCATCTTGGAGTACCTCAAAGAAGATGACCCTGACTATCCAGTCATCATTGACGCTGGCGTGGGCACCGCCAGCGACATCAGTGAAGCGTTTGAATTGGGTGCCGATGGAGTGCTGCTAAATACCGCGATCGCGCACGCCAAAGATCCAATCCGCATGGCTCGGGCGATGAAGTACGCGTCGCTGGCCGGTCGCGATGCATTTCTATCAGGCCGGATTCCGAAACGTCTCTACGGCACCGCAAGCAGTCCCGCCGAAGGCGTCATCAGCACGCGTCCTTACGGAAGCCAAGCTTAG
- a CDS encoding AAA family ATPase encodes MKRLYAAMTNEIAKLYVGQDELVLGTLTALFSGGHVLIESVPGLGKTLFVRTLGQVLGCENGRIQFTADLMPSDITGAPVYDMQTSEFRFRPGPVFTQFLLADEINRSPAKTHAALLEIMQEYRVTVDGTSHHVPQPFLVMATQNPLESEGTYNLPEAQLDRFMFKLRVDYPSAQQEAEILKMHSRQLDLNDRLKSEVQTITGPEQVREAIKLCAEVRVEDSLVDYINKIVRATRNWPAFHLGASPRAGLALMQSSRTLAAFHGRDYAVPDDVVEVAIPALRHRVQLSAEAEIEGRTSDEELQSLIRGIEVPRQ; translated from the coding sequence GTGAAGCGATTGTATGCGGCCATGACCAACGAAATTGCCAAGCTCTATGTCGGACAAGATGAATTGGTGCTTGGGACACTAACGGCGTTATTTTCCGGTGGCCATGTTTTAATCGAATCAGTGCCCGGTCTTGGTAAGACCTTATTTGTCCGCACGCTCGGGCAAGTTTTGGGGTGCGAGAACGGTCGGATCCAGTTCACCGCTGACTTGATGCCTTCGGATATCACGGGGGCTCCGGTCTATGACATGCAAACGAGTGAGTTTCGTTTTCGTCCAGGACCGGTATTCACTCAATTCTTGTTGGCTGACGAAATTAACCGATCACCGGCAAAGACGCACGCCGCACTCCTTGAAATCATGCAGGAGTATCGTGTGACAGTCGACGGTACGAGTCACCACGTTCCGCAACCGTTCTTGGTCATGGCGACTCAGAACCCGCTCGAAAGCGAAGGAACCTACAACCTGCCCGAAGCCCAACTCGATCGGTTCATGTTCAAGCTTCGCGTCGATTATCCCTCGGCTCAGCAAGAAGCCGAAATCCTGAAGATGCATTCTCGGCAATTAGACCTCAACGATCGCCTTAAATCGGAAGTTCAGACCATTACGGGGCCAGAACAGGTTCGCGAGGCGATTAAGTTGTGTGCCGAGGTTCGAGTCGAAGATAGTCTCGTTGATTACATCAACAAGATCGTAAGGGCGACTCGGAATTGGCCGGCCTTTCATCTTGGTGCCTCGCCTCGCGCGGGCTTGGCATTGATGCAATCCTCGCGAACTCTCGCGGCATTTCATGGACGTGATTACGCGGTTCCTGATGATGTGGTCGAGGTGGCGATTCCAGCGCTTCGACACCGAGTTCAGCTATCGGCGGAAGCTGAGATCGAAGGACGAACTTCGGACGAAGAACTGCAAAGTTTGATTCGGGGGATCGAAGTTCCACGGCAATAA
- a CDS encoding Gfo/Idh/MocA family protein yields MNQSVTRFGILGTGRITRRLVADLQSTDGVSVGVIASRTKDRAKSHAQAYVIEHAIEGYEALLQRSDIDAVYISLPPSMHAEWSIAAAEHGKHVLCEKPLAMNLDESRSIDSACREHGVRWLDATGWLHHQRTDCFRKWLNEKKLGDIGHISASVSFYAPFQPGEHRLNASLGGGCLLDLGWYVGGLLTFAVNESESAVEADKITVRASAMMKGGVPYRLTAMATIGDGITATLSCGYDTATRKWFEIAGSESSLICDDFTRPWAERPTRCWIHDASGSVNPKTFEDAQERSMIKRLIGDENLVPYHRQALRTQALLDAMTVSISQNGEAVEAEHTK; encoded by the coding sequence ATGAATCAGTCCGTCACACGTTTTGGAATTCTGGGTACCGGACGTATCACCCGTCGCTTGGTTGCAGACCTTCAATCGACTGATGGTGTAAGCGTTGGCGTCATCGCTAGCCGAACGAAAGATCGAGCTAAGTCTCACGCGCAGGCATATGTGATTGAGCATGCTATCGAAGGTTACGAGGCACTGCTTCAACGAAGTGATATCGATGCCGTCTATATTTCGCTGCCTCCATCGATGCACGCCGAGTGGTCGATCGCTGCTGCTGAGCACGGTAAGCACGTGCTGTGTGAAAAACCTTTAGCCATGAATCTCGACGAGTCGCGTTCCATCGACTCTGCGTGTCGTGAACATGGAGTCCGCTGGCTTGATGCGACCGGTTGGCTTCACCACCAACGTACGGATTGTTTTCGCAAGTGGTTAAACGAAAAGAAGCTGGGGGACATCGGCCATATCAGCGCTTCAGTGTCGTTTTATGCTCCGTTTCAACCTGGCGAACACCGGTTGAACGCATCACTCGGGGGAGGTTGCTTGTTAGATCTGGGCTGGTACGTCGGTGGCCTCTTAACGTTTGCTGTAAATGAAAGCGAAAGCGCCGTTGAAGCCGACAAGATTACCGTCCGAGCGTCTGCGATGATGAAGGGTGGTGTACCCTACCGTTTAACGGCTATGGCAACGATCGGCGATGGGATCACGGCAACGTTATCCTGCGGGTATGACACGGCGACGCGTAAGTGGTTTGAAATCGCGGGCAGTGAATCATCATTGATTTGCGATGACTTCACTCGCCCCTGGGCAGAGCGTCCTACCCGGTGTTGGATTCATGACGCGTCGGGTTCAGTAAATCCCAAGACCTTCGAGGATGCTCAAGAACGAAGCATGATTAAGCGATTGATTGGCGATGAAAACTTAGTGCCCTACCATCGCCAAGCTCTTAGAACTCAGGCTTTGCTTGACGCCATGACGGTTTCGATAAGCCAAAATGGGGAAGCAGTTGAAGCGGAACACACAAAATGA
- a CDS encoding DinB family protein, translating to MNQINRSIIEAFLPEFDQEMASTRAILALVPDNILDWKAHETLHSIRWNASHLADTLSWVDVTLNETSFDVAPIDGPAHEVPLLETAAAIVEAFDQNLATAQELFRSATDESLAVEWTLLQAGETLFTVPRSSLIKNLFINHMIHHRAFLIAYLRINGVECPHLYGG from the coding sequence ATGAATCAAATCAATCGTTCCATTATCGAAGCGTTCTTGCCAGAGTTCGACCAAGAAATGGCGAGTACCAGAGCTATCTTGGCTTTGGTGCCGGACAACATTTTGGATTGGAAGGCGCACGAAACCTTACATTCGATTCGGTGGAATGCATCACATCTTGCTGACACTTTGTCGTGGGTAGACGTCACTCTCAATGAAACTTCTTTTGACGTCGCACCGATCGACGGACCTGCGCACGAGGTTCCTCTGTTAGAGACCGCCGCTGCTATTGTCGAAGCGTTTGATCAAAACCTCGCGACCGCTCAAGAGTTGTTTAGGTCCGCAACGGACGAATCGCTAGCAGTGGAATGGACGTTGTTGCAAGCGGGCGAAACGCTGTTCACGGTTCCGCGAAGCTCGCTCATCAAGAACCTATTTATCAACCACATGATTCACCATCGAGCGTTTTTGATCGCGTACTTGCGAATCAATGGCGTCGAGTGTCCGCATTTGTACGGTGGCTAA
- a CDS encoding class I SAM-dependent methyltransferase translates to MSDETSDLFFEAYDRDDIAYGLVPSGAVAAFLDQFGKGGRAIDLGAGAGRDTLALAKAGYEVTSVDISERGLERIVERAKDIDVEDLVWPLVCDVREVTIDEHSFDAVIATTVLDHIPADDAKLVWKNMVRGLNDRGLLFVEVHTTEDPGSPEQPGCDSAMPMSETANAVINYFKPNQLAAWAIEPESQLRILHYEERLEWDYTHGDEHMHGKAILLAVREGYHPSWYGQPAAFPRKS, encoded by the coding sequence ATGAGTGATGAAACAAGCGATCTGTTTTTTGAAGCCTACGATCGCGACGACATCGCGTATGGATTAGTTCCTTCAGGTGCCGTAGCTGCCTTCTTGGATCAATTCGGCAAAGGTGGTCGAGCGATTGACCTGGGCGCTGGCGCAGGCCGGGACACGCTCGCCTTGGCTAAAGCTGGATACGAAGTCACATCAGTCGATATTAGCGAGCGTGGTTTAGAACGTATCGTCGAACGTGCCAAGGACATTGACGTAGAAGACCTGGTGTGGCCGTTGGTTTGCGACGTGCGAGAAGTAACGATCGATGAACATTCATTCGATGCCGTGATCGCGACAACGGTTCTCGATCACATACCGGCCGACGATGCAAAGCTGGTGTGGAAGAATATGGTTCGAGGTCTCAACGACCGGGGACTACTATTCGTGGAAGTCCATACGACCGAGGATCCCGGTAGTCCTGAACAACCGGGTTGCGATAGTGCGATGCCGATGAGTGAAACAGCAAACGCAGTCATCAATTATTTCAAGCCCAACCAATTGGCGGCGTGGGCGATCGAGCCGGAATCGCAGTTGCGTATTCTTCACTACGAAGAACGTCTTGAGTGGGATTACACTCACGGCGATGAACATATGCATGGCAAGGCGATTCTGTTAGCTGTTCGCGAAGGTTATCATCCGTCTTGGTACGGGCAGCCTGCTGCTTTTCCTCGCAAGTCATAA
- a CDS encoding stage II sporulation protein M, which translates to MNVAALLEKRRDQWSELEQICDALEMRGKANHSAAANHRGAAGVARFSNLYRSACADLALADAYQLPPATVTYLHRLVARAHNQLYRSNRFDPAGWIEMIFYDAPQQIFADPCVRVASIVFFGLFALSMYLGCNEELFPGFAESMIGTETIEQMEEMYEQPLSGSLDHYVPMAGFYIMHNTGIGLRCFAFGILIVPCLFILAYNAITLGTVFGYMARPDAVGSDNFFQFVTAHGPFELTAIALSAAAGLRLGVGFFFTGGLGRIESLRQSALRAVPVMAASAVLFTLAAFTEGFLSPSPAPYIIKAAWAILSSGLISFYFVVLGFPRDAFLLRSVSDDDAGDFADAT; encoded by the coding sequence ATGAACGTTGCTGCCCTATTAGAAAAACGCCGCGATCAGTGGTCTGAACTTGAGCAGATATGCGACGCGCTAGAAATGCGCGGCAAGGCGAATCACTCCGCAGCAGCAAACCACCGCGGTGCTGCTGGTGTAGCCCGGTTTTCTAACCTGTACCGTTCTGCGTGCGCGGATTTGGCGCTCGCCGACGCCTATCAGTTGCCGCCCGCGACGGTGACTTACCTGCATCGTCTGGTCGCACGCGCCCACAATCAACTGTACCGATCCAACCGGTTCGATCCCGCGGGCTGGATCGAGATGATCTTTTACGATGCACCCCAGCAAATCTTTGCGGACCCGTGCGTTCGCGTGGCGTCCATCGTGTTCTTTGGGCTCTTCGCACTGTCGATGTACTTGGGGTGCAATGAAGAACTGTTCCCCGGTTTTGCCGAATCGATGATCGGAACCGAGACGATTGAGCAGATGGAAGAAATGTATGAACAGCCGTTATCGGGGTCGCTCGACCACTATGTGCCGATGGCGGGGTTTTACATCATGCACAACACGGGGATCGGTTTGCGCTGTTTTGCATTTGGTATTCTGATCGTTCCGTGTTTGTTCATCTTGGCGTACAACGCAATCACACTGGGAACAGTGTTTGGATACATGGCTCGCCCTGACGCCGTGGGCAGTGATAATTTCTTTCAATTTGTAACGGCTCACGGACCGTTTGAGCTTACGGCGATCGCGTTGTCCGCCGCGGCAGGGTTGCGATTGGGAGTGGGGTTCTTTTTTACCGGTGGACTTGGACGCATCGAATCGCTTCGCCAAAGTGCGCTGCGTGCGGTGCCAGTGATGGCTGCATCCGCAGTGTTATTCACCCTGGCTGCGTTTACCGAAGGGTTCCTTTCACCCAGTCCCGCACCGTATATCATCAAGGCGGCATGGGCAATTTTGTCATCTGGGTTGATTAGCTTCTACTTTGTCGTGTTGGGTTTCCCACGAGACGCGTTCTTGTTGCGCAGTGTCTCTGATGATGATGCAGGAGACTTCGCGGATGCAACTTGA
- a CDS encoding DUF202 domain-containing protein: MNEDASRRDELALVRTDLANERTLLAYGRTSLMVAATGLTIVKFFPEIHGVIRIGWGLAGVAIIIALVGLWRFVSLRRRFRLR; the protein is encoded by the coding sequence ATGAACGAAGATGCTAGCCGCCGTGACGAACTCGCTTTGGTGCGAACCGATCTCGCCAACGAGCGAACGCTATTGGCTTATGGACGAACGTCGTTAATGGTCGCAGCAACGGGCCTCACGATCGTTAAGTTTTTTCCTGAAATCCACGGCGTCATCCGAATTGGATGGGGACTCGCGGGTGTCGCGATCATCATCGCCCTCGTCGGGCTTTGGCGTTTTGTATCGCTTCGACGTCGATTTCGCCTGCGGTAA
- a CDS encoding RDD family protein — protein sequence MTSTAPLDTTIAVVTPENIAFEYQLAGLFRRLPAYLIDLLVRWAVIILLVVGLFMLGALIDIASLGPFAIAGMFVTYFAISWFYGTFMETYYNGRTVGKWACGIRVIDIEGRPINGRRAFIRNLLRIADMAPMASAGMLSEDISPVFIIPTGMFGILTMILTRRMQRLGDLAAGTMVIVDERSWRLPVAKVDDPRVPALASFVPADYRISRSMARTLAVYAERRHYLTPARRREVARHLAVPLIDRFEFRSDIDPDLLMYALYYKTFLADASAELPDLGALSGYSPLKRDMNRLRNEEPSTQPS from the coding sequence ATGACATCGACGGCACCACTCGACACGACCATCGCGGTGGTAACGCCCGAGAACATAGCGTTTGAGTACCAGCTTGCTGGTTTGTTCCGTCGTTTGCCGGCTTACTTGATTGACCTGCTCGTTCGATGGGCAGTGATCATCCTGCTAGTGGTCGGCCTATTCATGCTGGGGGCATTGATCGACATCGCGTCGTTGGGGCCGTTCGCGATCGCGGGAATGTTTGTAACGTACTTTGCGATCAGTTGGTTCTACGGAACGTTTATGGAAACGTACTACAACGGTCGAACGGTTGGAAAATGGGCGTGCGGGATTCGGGTCATCGATATCGAAGGTCGTCCCATCAATGGACGACGCGCTTTCATTCGGAATCTGCTAAGGATTGCTGATATGGCTCCGATGGCGTCGGCGGGAATGTTGAGCGAAGATATCTCGCCGGTATTCATTATCCCCACGGGCATGTTCGGGATATTGACGATGATTCTGACCCGACGAATGCAGCGACTTGGTGACCTTGCTGCGGGAACGATGGTGATTGTCGATGAACGCAGTTGGCGTTTGCCAGTCGCAAAGGTCGATGACCCTCGCGTGCCAGCATTGGCATCGTTTGTTCCGGCCGATTATCGGATCTCCCGTAGCATGGCTCGAACATTGGCAGTCTATGCTGAGCGTCGGCACTACTTAACACCGGCGCGAAGGCGTGAGGTGGCTCGGCATTTGGCGGTGCCTTTGATTGATCGGTTTGAATTTCGCAGCGATATTGATCCCGATCTACTGATGTACGCTTTGTACTACAAGACTTTTCTGGCGGACGCTTCGGCAGAATTGCCCGACCTGGGAGCCTTGTCGGGATACAGTCCCTTGAAACGAGATATGAACCGGTTGCGAAACGAAGAACCGAGCACTCAACCTTCGTGA